Part of the Methanobacterium paludis genome is shown below.
CATGACTCTTCTGTCCTGATAATTGTACCATCATTATGTGCCCTCAACTGCCATACATGGATGGCATTTATCCCCAATGTCCTACCTGTCCATGCCAAGATATTAGGTTTTTCCACACGTTGAACTATGGATTTGATTGTTCCAGGTCCAGCTTTCCATTGAAATTTAGAGCCTTCAACAACTTCTCCACTAATAAAAACATCCTTCACTTCTGGATTCCAGCTCGGCCATTTATCAATTGATACCATCACATCCCAAACTGTTTCAAGGTCTGCTAAGACATCAATTTCACCTGTAGCCACCACTGGCGCATTCTCATTGATCTTCATAATCAAACCTTATTTTTGA
Proteins encoded:
- a CDS encoding SRPBCC family protein — encoded protein: MKINENAPVVATGEIDVLADLETVWDVMVSIDKWPSWNPEVKDVFISGEVVEGSKFQWKAGPGTIKSIVQRVEKPNILAWTGRTLGINAIHVWQLRAHNDGTIIRTEESWEGLMVRILHGTMQKMLQDSIDSGLQYLKIEAEKRKKEI